The following DNA comes from Mugil cephalus isolate CIBA_MC_2020 chromosome 6, CIBA_Mcephalus_1.1, whole genome shotgun sequence.
GACTCTTGAATCCCCTGTGAATGTGGGTCTCCATCCCGAGACCCTGCTCCTGTCTGCGCTGTATGTGGAGAGGCAGGCTGGGGTAGACCGCCGGGGGAGTCAGGTAGGGGGACCGCCAGGGCAGCAGGAGATTATTACATACTGCCGAGTGATTCAGGTGGGGCACCAGCCAGTTTTGAGGGGGATACGACAGGGTGGAGGCATGGTGGATGCTGTCAGGTGCGGACAGAAACGCCGGGAGTGAGGAGAGATGCTGGGAAGGCGCGTCGGTGGAGATGGGGATGTCATCGCTGGAGGAGACCTGCCGCTGGGCTTCCATCTCAGCCTCCGCTGACCTCCTGCCCCCCAAAGCCTCTCGGGCAGTCAGGACACGGGATCCAGAAAAGGGGAAGGCGCCCTGCTGCGTTTCACACTTATGGTGTGCGTTAAAGACGCCGATATTGGCGGTGGAACAGGGGATCGAGGCCTCAAACCTGTGCATGCCTGTCTCCTGCTGCCTCCTGCCGTTTCCCCAGAGTCCGGCCTGGAACAGAGCAGAGGGGTGAGCCGGCATAGAGGATAAGGACAAAGCGGAGGCCAGTACAGACGCAGTTGATGTTGCACAAGGAGAGACGGGTTTGCTTTTATCTACAGCCAGGCTGTGATACTGCAAGTTGAGCATCTGCGCCCGAAGCTGGGCGTTCTCCTCACTCAGAGCCAACAAGTGGCCCTCCATCATCAGGTCGTtcagcctcctcttctccctggACCGCTTCGCAGCCTCGTTGTTCTTGCGCCTCTTGTCCCAGTAGGTTGCGTCTTTCTTGTCGGAGGGGGTCATCTCCCTCTTGCGGCGTGTGACGGGGCTTAAGTGGCCGCTGCAGGCCCGCAAACGGACGATACGCCGGGCCAGCAGGGCGGACCGCGTCACCGGGAGCAACCCGGGGTCTGAGTCGGGCTCAACGTATCCGCTGCTCTCCACCGAGGAGCAGGGTTGGCAAGGTGCAGGTGTCACAACACCGTCAGGACTACTCGCGGTGGACATGGCACTATAGAAGAGAATAGAAACTATCAATCTCTCTAGCGATCTCCGTTCAGTTTCAAACCACAGAGCAACAACACGAAGTTAGTTTTAAAAGGACTGCGCTCCGCCAGCTGCACCTGTACACAATGTTGCACGCAATTTAATTCATAACCTCGCTATGCAAACGAAACGGGAAGATTCTGCAGAATTTGCACGTAACTTTTCACACAAATGTATTCCACCGACTCTCTTCTAATTTGAATACGCATTGAAGTCATAACATGTGTGCATTGTGCATagcattgcattgcattgtggTGGGCTTCTGAACCAGAatacttcctcccacctccttaAATAATTGCGCTTAACAACAAAGACGACAGTGTAACTTTTTACCTTTCAAGCAGTTACCTTGAGATTTGATTTAAGCCGGTTTTATGTAAATCAATGAGCAGGTTTAATAGTAGCGTTGAGTTTTGTCTGGCACAAGTAAATCCTGCTGGTTGTATTATACAGCGAATACAATGTCGAACTCTGTGCACTGACCTGAGTGGAAGGATGACACCTGTGGGATGATTTGGAAGACACGATCAACTTTGAGAGAGTCTGTTGTAATtctgtaacacacacagcaaGACGCAGCCTGGTCCACGCCGCTTAGATGAGtctcttaattttattttgtgggtGTTACATGTTTCCCCAGAGAGGGCTGCGCTTACCTTTCAATCACTATCAGCGGTGCTGAAGAGAGCACGGCTTCTGGGCGGCGCGCACATACTACGTGCACGCAGCCAATCGCGTTGCGCCTCTTCAGTGCCGTGGAAACAGATCAGGCACCTTCACTTGGAGAGCAATGCGGCCACGACCAAACCAATAGGTAAAGCTGAAATGAGTCAGTTTGGATAAATggcctacttttttttttttttttttttttttcaagttacTGCACATCGATCTGCAGTGCCTGAAGAAGAGTGTTCACACGTATTCTATcagtgaataataaaatacattacttgtaaataaatgtggtaAACTAAAACGGTGTGGGAAATTTTAAACGGTGCCTActtcaaaatatcaaaacatatcCAGACTCGCGGACTTATTCCAGTCACGTGGCAGCAggatcattatttttttctcagatgtGTATTTACTATCCCAAATAGTACTGCATATTTTCCCACGTTAATACTTAAGGAGGCTTCATGTATGGATCCGTTTTGTATTCTTACTTTCCATCTGTTTCTGAATTACTCTGATCCATCCTGGTCCCTTTTAATCCAGTACAGTacaattttcaaaataaattagcTTGTGTGTTTCTCAATCCTGAGTTAACTGATCCCTCATACTAGTCCAAACGTGAGAGTGTTTCCTCAAACACCCTTGAAATTAATGAGTTACTGTCAGCCATACTTGTACTTTGCAATGCTAACATGTCATGCTAAATGTCAGTAGTCCTACATAAGATAaccctttaatttatcccactaTGAGAAAGTTTCCAATGTTGCAGTATAGTTAAAGACAGTGTGCACTAAGATAAGGAAATTAATCTTTAAGTAATTAAATACGTAAAAAAAGCTACTTTAATACAAAAGCAGTTCTGCGTATGTCGTAGGGCAGGCTTGGTTGTACGggctcacagcagcaggaaggaaggaggtcCTGTGTTGCACCTTCACAGAGTGAGTGAAGCAGTCGACTGCTGAAGGCGCTGCCCAGTGCTGTTATAGCACCACGGAGAGGATGGGGCTGGTCGTCCATGAGGGAGGACGGCTTTGCTTCCACCCTCCGATCACAtaccacctccacaggctcaagAGGGCGGCCCACAGCAGAGTTCAGTAGACTTCTTCACCAGTCTGTTCAGACGCTGTTTGTCTGCTGCTGAGAAGTTGTTGCCGCAGCAGACTGCTGGCTGACACCACAGAACTGTAAAAGTATACACCAACATGTATACTTGGGGTGCCAAGTGTTAAGTTATCACACTAAACATGCTAATAGCTTACGATAAGCATTTTACCACCGCTAGAAGACAACACAACTCGAATCACACTATTTATGGTGTGGATAAAATATAATTGGCCTGAAGCATGGATGGCATTTTGCATAAAATGGCTTAacttaagttttatttatttatttattttcgtcTGTGGCTACCAACTAAATGGtaattcagtttttatgttaGATTCTTACATATCCATTCCTCTTCACCGGTCCATACATCACCTGCTTCTTTCATGCTTCTTCATTCTTTGAATTTTAACATTCTCGGAGCCGTCTTCCTACAACGTTAGTTCTTTTAGGAGCTGAAGAAGTGAATAATCTCTTCATAACCCACTACAGGACGATCCGAAGCACCACCTAAAAATCTGTCCGGTGGCTGCAGTTCATTGGAAGATCCTGATCCACCACTCCTGTCCTCCTGTTCACTTCCTTGTTAAAGCTCTGGTGAAACATTGCCAGGCATGAAAACAGCTCATCGCCCGAAGTGGTGAAGACATTTTGTTGTAGAGCTCAACCGCACTAAACAATACCACCAGAATGGAAAACCACACTACAATGTACAAAATCACTCTTGTACCGTTTGAAATGAAGGTTTCCTTGTGTGGTGTGCTGGGTGTGGGGGCTGTCCAGATTGTCTGGCCTATCAGCTCTGTGTTTTTAGAAAACTCCAgcagatttttcactgtgactcATTGTAACCACAGGCCACACTCAGTCATGTTCCAAcagtcaaaatattttttcagcaGAAGAAAGTCTCCAGATTTTTAAAGTGGTAGTAAcctacattattttattacttgATGATCACTTAGCATGCTTTGAAAAGAGCATGCATAGAAATGAGGTATATGCATTAAGCACTAACAAGGCAGTATTTGCCTAAATTCGGTGGCATCCAAACCGTACATCTTTGGGTTCATAAACAAAATCAGTGCTGTTTCTACATGGAAGGTTTTCATATTTAGTTGCACGATACTGGTTGAATCGACTCCATCTGAGGATGGTTCATTCACATTGTTCACAACAACGTGCTCAGAAAACATTGTGGTATATGATGGTGGGCCTGCATAATTTGTAGCAGTGCCACTTTCTCATTGTGTGGCAACACCCACATCCTGACTGCATGGTGCAGATGATTTCTTTATGTGGATAGCGTATGTTGAGCTCAGTTTTATTATGATGCGCTGCCTTGATTAATAAATACCTCGAAGTATCTGTCTTCTTCTATTGACGATTGTCTCATTAACACTCACCGCTTGTAGCTTTGCCTGGAAAACGTGGATGCTGTGAGCCTTCACTCACCGCAAGCTTTTGTTTAATCATGGAACCTGTGTTACTTTTTTGCTATTACTTTGGGGTCTTACACATTGCTATTGTGACGCACAGTCTCAAGCCCTTTTACTTAATAAACCGATCTCAAACTTATGGTTTCATTCTTAAAAAGATTAATCACTTTCTCATATAGGTGGGCACTCGATGTTTGAAATGACTATTAGTGTAACTATTGGCAGTAATTTATTAGTCTGTGGTTCTGTGAGCACATTCCAGGTTTATTTTCGTTCAGCGTTATGTTTTCTGATCGGTGCAAATGCAATTTCTTGAAGTTATGCTCCatgatttcttctttcttgctaATTTCCTAGTTTGGTGACACTTACTGGGATGAATATGTGATTGTGAAGAGTGTTCATGAAAAATAGTCATTAATGCTTTAGAGAAACATAATTCTGCTGAAGATTAGTATTCACTAGATTGACAGCTTATTTGACGGAGAAGTTGTTGGTCAATAGTGTAGTGTAGCAGAGTTTTCCCGGGTAATGTCGGATTTACTGAGCTGTTTGCAAGTCGTTTTGGTCTTTGATAGCATCCCTGAGCCTGCCTCAGACCACTGTCCCTTTCTGTCACCATGATGGCTACTTTTTGGTACATGTTATAGTGACAAACACAAGCACCTTTAAACccttaatgaaatccaaatgactGCCAGACTTATGTTCTGTTAATAACCGAGTCTGGCTGTGTCAGACTATTGGGTGACAGGACTCGTACGTCTTAGCCTAGGATCACCACTGCACATAGGAAGTACTTTCTAATAGGATTAGCTCATTGCTGCTTTTAGTCTTTATTGGACCCCTAAAATGAAACAGGTAGTTTATCACACTGACAACCATTTATGCGCAGTGTATTTGTATCTCTTTAATGTTGGTATTGAAACACACTGTATAAAACACTTTAACACGGTAAATTGGCAACAATAAATGGTAACATCTAAGCAAAAGTTGCGTGCAGCATCGCAAGGAAAACATGTCAGCGATTTATTCCATGGATTTCAGCCTAGTCCATTCATGTTCAGTAGGATCTAATGACAGTGACtctaattacaataaaaactcTTGTAACACTATGTGTCCCCCACAGGGCCACGTACACGCACAACAATACTTACTATACCACAGTTTTATCATTACTGTGTTTCATTGCACCCACACATTCACTTAACAAAGCAATACCTCCAGGTGACTCATCACTGGGGGTAAATCTAATCAGTTTGTTCCTGTAAACTTTGATGTTGTTATGTCACCCTCacccctcacacacaaacaccccaaCCTAAACTCCCCCCAACAGCCCGCCATGTTCTACTTTCGACAAGCTGCTGCCCTCTCTGCTGTCCTCTTTGTTTTGGCTTTATTTTAACCTACTTAACATCTGTTTGTATGTCACTTCAAACCCTCTTTCTTTTGAAACCCTTTCAAAGAGGTCATTTGTGTGATTGTTGAGGTTGACTTCTACTGGCCTGATTCCTACTCCTTAACTCACAGCTGAGTTGTTAACCACTTTTTACAGGAAGTTGAGCCTCAGCGTACACGGAGGATATCGCCTCCTCATACTGAACTGCAGTGTGACTTTTGTACTGCATCACATGACAGCCTTACAGTAGCAGTGTAGGCCCCTGAGAATAAGAACATTGTTCCCACAGCACAGGGCTTTCTCACACTCACTATTCTGAAGATAGGGCTGATCTGAGGATCATGCACTGCTGAGATCCTGTTAGATACAGAATAAGATGAGGACACACATTCTGACGTTAAGTGTAAATGTTTGCCCTGTGATAAATCGCAGAGGGATATTGAATATGTCTGTTTTGGCAGCTGTGGTTGTTATTGTCAATATAAAATTTGTAAAAAAGTGGTACATGTGATACAGTTAAAGTATATGTTGACTGTAATCCAGCCCTCATTGTACACAGTCattctctgttgtgttgcagtaaaaaactgaaactcAACTGAAAGCAAGAAATTAACTAACACTTGATGTAATACAAATAATCGTAACCATCAACTATTACTAATTCATTGCTGTTCGTTACGGTGCATGTCTGACATTTAGCATCTTGGTTACTGCGGTGGACATTGCAGTGTTTAAACCACTTTTGGTTTAGTAGTTTGcacatgtttccattttgtATTGAACAAAATATGAGGAAGTTAAACTTGTCATCTTTTCCGCTTGTGTTATAGCTGCTAAAGCACCAATAAAACTGTGAAGCTTAaccaagaattttttttttggtttgtttgtctttttgtgtatACCAATGATGTCCCTTTTAGCAGGTTAGGACCcagaattaaaaatgtgttagtAAGAAGTGTCACTGTTGTACACGTAGCTTGGTGTCTACTTGCAGCTGGCCAATATACTGGTTTCAGTACTGTAAGATTATGCGAAAGCTCCCTGTTATCATGGTCCGTTTGGTCATTGCAGTGTCTTTAACCGGTACAGGTAGCCTATGTTGTAGCAAAGAGCAAATGCTATATGCTGGATTAAGTTAATTATGCGAATTTCAGATATGATTGCGTAAACATCTTTTTACCAACATATCTGCTTTTAACTTTCAGAcatagttcattttttttaatgtttataaaAGAATATGATATTGGATTCATTGGATTAAGTCACTTCATTTTTTGtgccaatttatttatttttaaaaaatatttaaatcatttgtaACATCCAAACATTTCAAGATGCTAGTCTGATCCCTGGTCCAAGTCCGCAGGCGTGAAGAGAAAATTCACCTTTGTGTTAATGGTTGTGAGGTTTGTCAGCCGCATTGGCCAACGGTTAAACTGTGGGGGAAAAGTCTGGCCTGTtgactgtcattttttttttatggaggtCTGAGAGCACCCATGCCACACCACTGGCGCATCACCCTAACCACTCTGCAGCACAACCCAACTGTAAAAATAGATAGGAAAGATCGCTCTAGATATGCATGCGCACTCACATACAGACGCGTATAAGAAATAAGATATGCACACCTTCAGGTGTTGATGTGTGGCCTTTGTGGGGGCGACCTCACTTAAGGAAGAGAAATGAGACGAAGAGATATGAAACCACAAATAGTACATTTAACTGACGCTGAGTGAACATCAATTCAGTGAACCACCTTTTGTTCGGAGCTGCCATTGTTTAGAGTCACCCTTTTTGACCTTCAGCTGATGGTTAAACTGCAGTGGGTCCTCACATCCACCAGGTGGCATAAGATTCATGGAGAAGACAGAGTACTTATTACAGAGGCCTCAAACATGTGACAATAGCATGGACGTTTACTacattagttttatatatattaaaaaaaatgaacggaTACTTTTTTTAgtagtatttgttttttctttttaatgcaaatgcaactaaaaaaaaaaaagaggtgctCATTTATATCCCAGAAGCACACCAATACACACTCTAGAAACTTGGGAAACACAAACTACACTAGATGCAAGGCTAAATTTATATAATACATATCAAAGGTCAAGCATAGTGAAAAGTCTTCAAGGTAAGGAGCACCATACTGGTGGAGAAACAGTAAAGAGAAGCAGTAAATGAGAACAGTAGTGTAGTGTTGGGCATGCATGCCTTGACTGAAAGCaaagtttcagtgttttcacatgCTTGTAAACCAATACTCCCACTGCAGCTGCAATGCAAAGGCATCATTATGTTAGTGTCGCAATGACATGCAGGAACACAAAGTTATTTAgggtagttaaaaaaaagaaggaaaaaactcAGTATGTCAGGAATCCTGGCATCCTTAATTTTGTGGTTTACTCCCAAAGACTAAAACATGTTCTGATAAGACAAACAAAACGGCAATCTGATATGCTGGCATTGGTGCTCCTCCTCCGTCATTCTTTCTCCCCTCAGGTAAGGTGCAATGGGATTACAGTCTGTGATGCTGGAGGCCTCACCTGGGGGAAAGAGGAAGGCGTGGCCAGGGTCATGTTGCACCGGGGTAAAGGACACAGGTGGATGAATCGGATTTGTGTTATGAAAAGCAGCTGTAGAATAGTTATGAAAACAATGGTGTTAATCTCCAGCTGTGGTCGGTACAACTTCGTGATTGATGACTCTGCTATAGCAGCTGTTCATGAGTGTTCTACAAGGAGTCGAGCAGAGTAGCAGCAAACAGCGCAGGTAAATTTATGACTCATGATTAATAAATAACTTGGTTTAATATCCTCAAAGAGTTTTAATTCGGTATGACAGTCATGACCGCTGATTAATCTGTAAAGGCTTTGCTTTGGACACTTCGCGGGATTCGTGCAAGTGATTGGATCTGAGCAGCCTCAGGTTTCTCTCAGCAACTCCCAGCAAAGATTAATCTCTAAGAGTAAGTACATTTCTCAGAATTTCATCATATAGAAGACAAGCCCAGAATTGCCTTCAGTTCTCCGTAGTATCATTTTGTTTGTCGTAAAGTAGTTAATATAGGATTGGTGAGCTCTGGGGAGTTATGGGAGAATCTGTTTAGAAAAACCGCAGTGATTTATAGACTTCTGTTTGTGGTGCTATGGTGTAGGTAAGCATGGTAACGCAGTGTAATGAGTTACAAGACTGATAAATGCATCTGAGCTGGGGGACATAAGCAGCCATGTCATTGTGTCTTCTACTTCGTGTAGAACTCTATAAAAGCCTGCACGGCAATCATGTCCAAGGAAACCGCTGACTCCGACGGTATGTCATATGTTTATGCtctttatactttatttaacATGCTTGTCTTTATACATCTGAAGATATCTATATCTGATCTGTCACCACATGATGTCAGTGCCGTATATAGCAGCCTATATCTGAGTTAATGGGTAGGTTAAAATGGTAAATGATTTCTGTGAGGCTTCAGAGTTAAACCCAAAAAGTCAGAAGGATCGTGAGGCCCTGCTTTCATGGCCAGGTGATGCTATGACAGTAATTTTGGCCTCTTGTGGAAACCAGAATCCCTTTGAGATATTAACAGAATTTCACTACATACAACTGCTTGATTTGCAATTATACACATCCATTGTCAGACTACTGCTGCCTACTTGTTAAATGTTATTCTATGATTGCGTGCAAACTGTCTCTGGGTGCTAAGAGTCTGTCTCACAGGCCTTACATGGGAGGTGAGGGCAAACAACCGCCCCTACCACAAACTGAAGaaattctttctgtttttccgcTGGGGGCACTACGCGGTGAGTCAGGCACGCACGTTTCTTTTATACACAGGTTAATGTGTTGATATGTACGTCCCCTGTGCTCCTCTCTAACTCTCTGTGGCTCTCTGTATTGGTTGCCAGGACAATGTGGTGCGCAGCTACAAGTACTCCCCCCTGACTTTCCTACCCCTGACGCTGTTTGAGCAGTTCCAACGAGCAGCCAATCTCTACTTCCTCCTCATGGTGGTGTTGCAGGTCAGACTATCGTCATGCATTTCTGTCTCGCTCTTTtcacaggctttttttttttttttttgaagtctATAATATTTACAATTTTAGGTTCTTTTATGGGCTCAGATATTGCATTTagtagaatattttttttattgaattttgaATGGACTCAGTGGCGCAAGAGTAATGCTTTTACATGACATCATGCTGTCTCTCAAAGTGTCTGACACTGTCTTTTTTAGGTGTCTATAAATATTGTGTTTCTTATCTATATAAAAGTGaatggacagaaaaacacattgacACTTTCAAACTTTTTCTAGCACTTTGAACCATTCAGTTGTATTACTTGTGGGAGGCcttttctgtgtgtatatatttaaaaaaaaaaagaaaaagaaaaaagtttttcatcCAATCTGTGTACTCATGCTCACATGTAGTGTGTTCCTGCCATCTCATCCATACCGTGGTACATCACCATCATCCCACTGTTAGCCGTTCTCACTGTGAGAGGGATCAAAGACCTCGTCAACGATATGGTGAGACCACCAGTAGTATCCCCGTGCTTGTTTCTTGGATTTGGGATGGCTTAATATCTCTGGCCTGCCTtctcgcacacagacacacaagttaAAATCAAATATATGAGCGGCCTCACACGTGCATTTATGCTCTTCGCACTTAAGCATGAATgcactcttttctctccttcattGTCCTCATTGACTCCTTGTCCTCTACTCATTGACAAAACCAGTCATCCCAGTAGCATTAATTTTCTCTCCTATCATTAAagcttttccttttaaatgcaGGCGTGATGTTTTGCATGGAGAATTCTCTGGTTAAGTGCATCACTGAGTTACGGTCGTTAACAGCTCTGGGTGAAACGCTTGCTTGACCCCTCTCTATTGACTAATCATTTAGTGGAGGGTGTAAATCTCCCAGCTGGTGTCACTGTAGAGCCCCATAATGGcatttctcctttctcctctctcctgttcAACCTTTCATGgccactctcactctctcccgTGCTCTCCGTCTATCGCTCTTATCCTCCATCCTTCTCAACCCATCTCcatcttttttcccccgttccccctttctctccttccGCCCGTCTCCTTCcccctgtccatctctgatcaAGGCGAGAAGACGCTCTGACTCTGAGATTAACTCCAGGCCCTGTGACGTACTCGTTTCTCAGAGGTGAGGACAAAGACGGTGTGTTATTCTCTCAGGAGTCAGCACATTTCCACTTTGAAACAGCCCTCTAATGAAACTCTAATGAagtgtgaatgagtgaatcCCTGGATGCGCCTTTGTGCATACGAGTAAGAAAACTATGACTAACCTCTTGATGACATCTCTTATCTCAAGAATCTACTTGAGTCTGTTTCTGAGAATAGTACATTTATGATGTTATGCTTTCCTCTAAAGACCACTAGACAGTAGAACTGATGTGTAATATTGTCACTGACTTAGAAAGTGTTAAGTGCATGAAAAACACACCAGTAAAACAATTCTGTCAAGGCCCTGCCACATGTTCATCAAAATAAACCCCTAGTATATTCACGTAAGTAGTGAGAGgttacttaaaataaatatctcaaTGTTTCTGATATTAtcactattaaaataaaagtaaaactaatttCTCTCTtgttctgcttgtgtgtttgtgtttttttctttaggtGTTGATTATTGATcctgtttttaatgtgacatcAAACCAAAGATTTTATTTGGGTTGCGCTAACAAATTATATGATGTACATTTTTCTTAACTGTTTCTCAGTTTCACCAGGGCACAGTGGAAAGATGTGCGTGTTGGGGATGTGGTGCGGATCCACAAAGACCAAACCATCCCTGTGAGCTTCACAATTCATAATGCTttcatgtgtatatgtgtctgATTGGTCACACATACTGTTAACCTGGAATGTAGACAGTAGTTAAACTGTCTGCTATCTGCTTGTTTCCTACtgttaagtttttatattttctgtctgtccgTCCTTCCAGGCGGATCTTCTCCTGCTGTGCAGTTCAGAGCCGCACAGTCTGTGTTACGTGGAGACAGCTGATATTGATGGGTGAGTAACACAGCTAACCTAATCAATTCAGTCATTCTGATGCATCAGTATAATCGTATAAAAAGAcctcagttcattcattctgtaACATTTATGTACATGTAAGTGGATACATGTCATAGATAGACAGATACCGAGTGAAATGCATGGAAATTCAGGATAAATACAAAATTTTTAATTACATATGATTCCAGCCTGTGCCCCTTGCTGCCTGTTGTCCCCTCTCTCTTGTGccattacttcctgtctgtgttgaCTATAAAATAAGggccaaaaaagaaacaaatttgCTGATTCACATCGGCCGGAGCGTTGACATGTCTGGaatgctgttgttgctgtgttaaTTAGTGACATTCACTATCCATTAGCCTACATTTTGGACGCACACAATTTAGAAGAATTTACAAATGGAAACTGTGCAAAGGTTTTAGGCGGGTGTGGGAAATAAAACGccgtaaactaagaatgctttcaaaaatataaataatgattgtttggttgtttatttttatcagttactaccctttgccttcaaactaGCATCAATCCTTATGGATACACTTGAACAAAGTCAGGGAGTTAGGATCGTAGGCGCAGTGGTCGGCCagacttagtgcagcagatgagtcaaaatatgaaatatatgtctgtagcagaaggcagtttgttcattAAAGGGCTGGAGAATGGTACAATAATGAATGTCttcaggcaacagtgaagcatggcggAGGTTCCTttcaagtttggggctgcagtTCTGCAAATGTAGTTGGGggtttggtcaggat
Coding sequences within:
- the si:dkey-172o19.2 gene encoding uncharacterized protein si:dkey-172o19.2 translates to MSTASSPDGVVTPAPCQPCSSVESSGYVEPDSDPGLLPVTRSALLARRIVRLRACSGHLSPVTRRKREMTPSDKKDATYWDKRRKNNEAAKRSREKRRLNDLMMEGHLLALSEENAQLRAQMLNLQYHSLAVDKSKPVSPCATSTASVLASALSLSSMPAHPSALFQAGLWGNGRRQQETGMHRFEASIPCSTANIGVFNAHHKCETQQGAFPFSGSRVLTAREALGGRRSAEAEMEAQRQVSSSDDIPISTDAPSQHLSSLPAFLSAPDSIHHASTLSYPPQNWLVPHLNHSAVCNNLLLPWRSPYLTPPAVYPSLPLHIQRRQEQGLGMETHIHRGFKSRFSGAPPGLSQLGMHLSPDGR